CTGATAAATCAGCAACTACTTTAAAATTTCTTGTGTCTGGATTGATCTCTTTATCTAATTTTACACGGTTGGTGGAAGAAAGATAAACTTCAGCTTCGTATGAATAACCCGAAATAAAATATTTATCACTGTTATACTTAATATCAATTGGAACATTACTCAACGTATGTGTATAAGTTTCAAGAGAACTGGTTGATTGCGTTGCATTTGAATAATTTGTTGATGCTGCAGTAATAAATAGAATTAAAGCAAAGAATAGAGAGACGCAAATGGTCCAAAATTTACTGGTAAAAAATTTTTTCATTCTTCTTTACCTCCCAAAAATCTCTTGTACCATGCTTTCTTTTGATCGTTTTCCGAAATAAGTTGTTTTCTAAGAAAATCTTCAAACTCCTCACTTGATAGGTCATGTAAAAAATGACTTTTAGAGGCAACTGACACAGCTCCTGTTTCTTCTGAAACAATAACAGTAATGGCATCTGATTTTTCAGATAATCCAATAGCTGCTCTATGCCTTGTCCCAAATTCTTTAGAAATATTTTGAGATTCTGATAATGGAAGATAAGCACAAGAGACAGCAATTTTATTTTCAGAAATAATAACGGCCCCATCATGCAAGGGAGTGTTAGGTATGAAAATATTAATCAATAACTGATTTGAAATATCAGCATCTAATGGAATTCCAGTAGAAATATACTCTTGTAAGGTTTGTGTTTGCTCAATAGCAATGAGAGCACCAATTTTTCTGGGACTCATATAAGCTACTGATTTGACCAATGCATTAATCAAGATTTCTTCTGAACTCATTTTTTGTGGTTGTAAAAAAACCTGCGTTGTTCGTCCAAAACGCTCAAGTCCTGACCTAATTTCTGGTTCAAAAATAATAACTCCTGCAATGACACCATAGGTAATCACTTGGTTCATCAAAAATGAGATCGTAGTGAAACCAATCCATTCAGCAAAAAACTTAACCAGAACAAAGAGAATCACTCCTTGAACCAATGACATAATCTTGGTTCCAGCCAAAGATTTTATAAATTTATAAATTAACCATGTCACAATTAAAATATCAAGGATATGTACTATTATGAGCCATGGATTTTCAAAAAGACTTGCCAAAAATTTGGCATCTATACCTGTTAAATTACCCATACTATAAACTTTTTTTCACTTTCATTCACTATGTCTTCTATTATAGCATTTTTCTGAAAGATTTTCTGTATCTACATTTCATGTTTTTATGATAAAATAAAATCATGAAAATGAACACACTTATGGGTATTGCTGTTGGGAAAACAAGCCAATTTATTTTGCAGAAAATGGGTAGGGGGTCTACTTTACCTGGCAAATTAGCTTTAAAATGTGACCCACATTTATTAGATAGTTTAGCAAAAGATTATGAAATTATCGTTATTACAGGTACAAATGGAAAGACACTCACAACTGCACTCACTGTCGGTATCTTAAAAGAAGCTTATGGTGAAGTGGTTACAAATACTAGTGGTGCTAATATGATTACTGGTATTACATCTACTTTTTTGTCAGCAAAGAAAACAAAATCAG
This Streptococcus urinalis 2285-97 DNA region includes the following protein-coding sequences:
- the cdaA gene encoding diadenylate cyclase CdaA — its product is MGNLTGIDAKFLASLFENPWLIIVHILDILIVTWLIYKFIKSLAGTKIMSLVQGVILFVLVKFFAEWIGFTTISFLMNQVITYGVIAGVIIFEPEIRSGLERFGRTTQVFLQPQKMSSEEILINALVKSVAYMSPRKIGALIAIEQTQTLQEYISTGIPLDADISNQLLINIFIPNTPLHDGAVIISENKIAVSCAYLPLSESQNISKEFGTRHRAAIGLSEKSDAITVIVSEETGAVSVASKSHFLHDLSSEEFEDFLRKQLISENDQKKAWYKRFLGGKEE